The following are from one region of the Marinomonas sp. CT5 genome:
- a CDS encoding helix-turn-helix domain-containing protein codes for MTKTNIPHFGLYGESSWINDSEFFHIEDIESRSGDLGWKINPHRHAQLFQILILKSGEAKIQLDEQQQKLQGAWAIIVPAGVVHGFRFAPDTDGRVISIAEPLLEDAYQEKAAKFIQPLLSQACYIDFNGHRNMFSELWPLIQQLESEASYIREGRALMSEYLIKAILLMLHRQQTNDKHHITNRTEGSQAHQLKELIEKHYREHWTSQQYADALGITTSRLNRLCKTTFNQSVLDLIHDRVLLEAKRSLIYTVRSIEEISYDLGFKDPGYFSRFFKRSSGIPPGKFRVLSNHPNI; via the coding sequence ATGACGAAAACAAACATTCCTCACTTTGGGCTGTATGGTGAATCCAGTTGGATTAATGACTCCGAGTTTTTCCATATTGAAGACATAGAATCCCGCAGTGGTGATTTAGGATGGAAAATCAATCCACACCGACATGCGCAGCTTTTTCAAATATTAATTCTAAAATCTGGCGAAGCTAAAATTCAGCTGGATGAGCAACAACAAAAACTGCAAGGCGCCTGGGCAATTATTGTTCCTGCTGGTGTTGTACATGGTTTTCGCTTTGCACCAGATACGGATGGAAGAGTGATCAGCATCGCAGAACCTCTGCTGGAAGATGCCTACCAAGAAAAAGCGGCCAAGTTTATTCAACCTCTGCTTAGTCAAGCTTGTTATATCGATTTTAATGGCCACCGTAATATGTTTTCTGAGCTTTGGCCATTGATACAGCAGCTAGAAAGTGAAGCGTCTTATATACGCGAAGGACGAGCTTTAATGAGTGAATATCTCATCAAAGCCATCTTATTAATGCTTCATAGACAACAAACCAATGATAAGCACCACATCACCAACAGAACAGAAGGTAGTCAAGCACACCAACTCAAAGAATTGATCGAAAAACACTATCGAGAGCACTGGACCAGCCAACAATATGCAGACGCCTTAGGGATCACTACTAGCCGCTTAAATAGACTTTGTAAGACAACGTTTAATCAAAGTGTGCTCGACTTAATTCATGACCGTGTTTTATTAGAAGCAAAACGCAGTCTTATTTACACAGTGCGTTCCATAGAAGAAATTAGTTACGACTTAGGCTTTAAAGACCCTGGCTATTTCTCACGTTTTTTCAAACGCTCGTCAGGGATTCCACCAGGAAAATTCAGAGTACTCAGTAATCACCCAAACATTTAA
- a CDS encoding GGDEF domain-containing protein has protein sequence MSQTNNNALLDKILLNGLITPYFQPIYDLNNGEIYGHEALSRGPMNSTLFSPDPLFTLAQQTGNLHKLELLCREKALSKFAKLDLKGRLFLNVSASLLGSPDHQSGMTLAILNELGLDQKDIVIELSEQHPYDHNGLPRSSVDHYREMGFQVAIDDLGVGYSGLQLWSELQPDIVKVDKHFIQGIDKDEIKREFVRSILTIAQRLNCTLIAEGIETQQELDQLIEIGVTLGQGYYLGRPTEHPAFSTHPYLAKQAQRRLQFQIDHAETVQTLCRPTPSLQENSLLEDASQCFKGQPDLVAIPVVNGQNQPIGVVRRHQLHELFSTPYGRALYEHKPVTNLLSNDVLIVESNISLSSVSTLMTNQEADTLNNEIIVVREGKFIGTGHLRDLLKRITELKIQNATYSNPLTLLPGNVPIHREVSRRLLANEDFHVAYFDLNDFKPFNDFFGYSIGDEVIQLVGSLIKNQVNPENNFIGHIGGDDFVVIFGDQDWYQQCESILDTFAQQVRAFYSEDTLQEGGVWTKNRQGDTLFHPILSLAIGVVHPNPKQCTNHHQVAELAAQAKKSAKQQGGNHIYLQPDLTLHTADVFC, from the coding sequence ATGAGCCAAACTAACAACAATGCTCTACTAGATAAAATCCTTTTAAATGGATTAATCACGCCATACTTCCAGCCTATTTACGATCTAAATAATGGTGAAATTTATGGCCATGAGGCGCTGTCACGTGGCCCGATGAATTCCACTCTCTTCTCGCCAGACCCTTTATTCACACTGGCCCAACAAACTGGCAACTTACACAAACTAGAGTTACTTTGCCGAGAAAAAGCCCTATCCAAATTCGCCAAACTGGATTTAAAAGGCCGTTTATTTTTGAATGTCAGTGCATCCTTGTTAGGTTCCCCAGATCATCAATCGGGTATGACCTTGGCGATTTTGAACGAGCTGGGACTGGACCAAAAAGACATTGTCATCGAACTGTCTGAACAACATCCCTACGATCACAACGGCTTGCCACGCAGCAGCGTCGACCACTATCGTGAAATGGGTTTCCAAGTCGCTATTGATGACCTTGGTGTGGGGTATTCTGGCTTGCAGCTTTGGTCTGAATTACAACCAGACATAGTCAAAGTGGATAAACATTTTATTCAAGGGATAGATAAAGACGAAATCAAACGTGAATTTGTACGCTCTATTCTGACCATTGCCCAGCGGCTAAACTGCACCCTTATTGCTGAAGGCATAGAGACACAGCAAGAGCTGGACCAACTGATCGAAATCGGCGTCACTCTGGGACAAGGTTATTACCTTGGTCGCCCCACAGAGCACCCAGCGTTTTCAACTCATCCTTATTTGGCAAAACAAGCCCAACGTCGCTTACAGTTTCAAATAGACCATGCGGAAACCGTACAAACTCTGTGTCGCCCAACGCCAAGCCTGCAAGAGAATAGCTTATTAGAAGACGCTTCACAGTGTTTTAAAGGGCAACCCGATCTGGTCGCGATTCCCGTGGTAAACGGGCAAAATCAGCCCATTGGTGTGGTGCGTCGTCATCAGCTCCATGAGCTTTTTTCCACGCCCTATGGACGCGCCCTTTACGAGCACAAACCCGTTACCAATCTACTGAGCAACGATGTGCTCATTGTGGAAAGCAACATCAGCTTATCCAGTGTATCTACCTTGATGACCAACCAAGAAGCCGACACGCTTAATAACGAGATCATTGTCGTCCGCGAGGGCAAATTCATTGGCACGGGCCATTTAAGAGACTTGCTAAAACGCATCACTGAATTAAAAATTCAAAATGCCACCTACTCTAACCCGCTCACATTATTGCCCGGCAATGTGCCTATTCATCGTGAAGTCAGTCGTCGTTTATTAGCCAACGAAGACTTCCATGTGGCCTACTTCGATCTAAATGACTTCAAACCCTTTAATGATTTTTTTGGTTATTCCATTGGCGATGAGGTGATTCAGCTGGTTGGCTCTTTAATTAAAAATCAGGTGAACCCGGAGAATAACTTTATTGGCCACATTGGCGGTGATGACTTTGTGGTGATCTTTGGTGATCAAGACTGGTATCAGCAATGTGAAAGCATCTTAGATACCTTTGCTCAGCAAGTTCGTGCTTTTTATAGCGAAGACACCTTGCAAGAAGGCGGAGTTTGGACCAAAAACCGCCAAGGAGACACGCTTTTCCATCCAATTTTGAGTCTCGCGATTGGTGTAGTTCATCCCAACCCCAAACAATGCACTAACCATCATCAAGTGGCAGAGCTGGCTGCACAAGCCAAAAAATCAGCCAAACAACAAGGCGGCAATCACATTTATCTGCAACCCGATCTAACCCTCCATACTGCCGATGTTTTTTGCTAA
- a CDS encoding LPP20 family lipoprotein, giving the protein MKLSALPAPLNWMVVSGLLVTLTGCLGTNTQKSETLPDWVSSPPQDSTHIYGVGSAPRIENIALAFTQAEQNGNVQIAQQLRTQVSQVNTQDTQVRSGQGGEQVSKTQTAYTQVTTAPIELEQAHNEQRFAGKNYVYALQSLDRRRIVAKLKSAINDTDDSIRNHAASLTKNKDPSPEPQDWQIYMQLIPYFAQRKSYQDELSLYSTERTSAGKADADIRTIEDRLNLALSRYGFDVSSTRQADSLASALSKFGLTPKSDSLFTLNSRTAQHQETQDGRYYVFEDGTLELIDPTGSRLASWTVSARGIAKNLGKAQEQATINWSNQAIEAMFTWLTRLN; this is encoded by the coding sequence ATGAAACTCTCCGCTTTACCTGCACCGCTTAACTGGATGGTGGTATCAGGCCTATTAGTCACCTTAACTGGCTGTTTAGGCACCAATACCCAAAAAAGTGAGACCTTGCCCGATTGGGTATCGTCTCCTCCGCAGGACAGCACGCACATATATGGTGTTGGTAGTGCACCGCGTATTGAAAATATCGCACTGGCCTTCACGCAAGCGGAGCAAAACGGCAATGTTCAAATCGCCCAACAGCTCCGCACGCAGGTCAGTCAGGTAAATACGCAAGACACCCAAGTGCGATCAGGACAAGGCGGAGAACAAGTTTCCAAAACACAAACGGCCTACACTCAGGTCACCACTGCCCCTATTGAACTAGAACAAGCTCACAACGAGCAACGTTTTGCAGGTAAAAACTACGTCTATGCGCTGCAATCTCTTGATCGCAGGCGTATTGTCGCCAAATTAAAAAGCGCTATTAATGACACAGACGACAGCATACGTAATCACGCCGCATCACTAACAAAGAACAAAGACCCGTCTCCTGAACCGCAAGACTGGCAAATCTACATGCAGCTCATTCCGTATTTTGCTCAGCGCAAATCATACCAAGATGAACTAAGTCTTTATTCGACCGAAAGAACCTCTGCTGGTAAAGCCGATGCAGACATTCGAACAATAGAAGATCGGCTTAACCTAGCATTAAGCCGCTACGGCTTTGATGTATCCTCAACCAGACAAGCCGATTCCCTTGCTAGCGCCTTATCAAAGTTTGGTCTGACGCCTAAAAGTGATTCTTTATTCACACTAAACAGCCGAACGGCCCAGCATCAAGAAACGCAAGATGGTCGCTATTATGTGTTTGAGGATGGCACCTTGGAACTTATTGATCCAACTGGATCACGTCTTGCTTCTTGGACAGTCAGTGCCAGGGGCATTGCTAAGAACCTAGGTAAAGCTCAGGAACAAGCCACTATAAATTGGTCTAACCAAGCCATTGAAGCGATGTTTACTTGGTTAACACGTTTGAATTAA
- the secB gene encoding protein-export chaperone SecB encodes MSDISETPEAQNQEPQTPQLSMQRVFLKDISFESPRSPMIFQEEWKPEVGLELNTKSRQVGESVYEVVLEVTVTVKNGTETGYLVQVQQGGLFVISGLDDQQLHHALGAFCPATLFPYARENIDAIIVKGSFPAIMLAPINFDALYLESLQKQQTETTQ; translated from the coding sequence ATGTCCGATATATCAGAAACACCAGAAGCTCAAAACCAAGAGCCACAGACACCGCAGCTTTCTATGCAGCGCGTATTTCTAAAAGACATTTCTTTTGAATCTCCTCGCTCTCCCATGATCTTCCAAGAAGAATGGAAGCCAGAAGTGGGCTTAGAACTTAACACTAAAAGCCGTCAAGTTGGTGAAAGTGTTTATGAAGTCGTATTAGAAGTCACCGTTACAGTAAAAAATGGCACTGAAACAGGTTATTTAGTTCAAGTTCAACAAGGAGGTCTATTCGTTATTTCTGGCCTTGATGATCAGCAACTTCACCATGCATTGGGAGCTTTCTGTCCTGCGACATTATTCCCATATGCGCGCGAAAACATCGATGCGATTATTGTTAAAGGCAGCTTCCCAGCCATCATGCTTGCCCCCATCAATTTTGATGCACTTTATCTAGAAAGCCTACAAAAGCAACAGACTGAAACAACTCAATAA
- a CDS encoding TRAP transporter substrate-binding protein, translating to MNKFTTTLLTTAMAGILSTSAFAADYNFKFQSSDPAGDKNFQVQKEWTKRVETMTGGRVHIDLLPVGSIFKHTETLDGIKMGILDGQITATEFFSGKDPAFGLIGNTVGAWSNTQQLLQYVNYGGGYELMNELYAPYGVKFIGGSTTGVESLVSRVPLDSVADLKGLKLRAPEGLVQRVFAAAGAAPVNLPGSEVFTGLSKGVIDAADYTVFSTNQKAGMNDIATHPVQPGFHSLPLIDISMNKKKWDKLPADIQAILTVSVRDFAEDMTTQLRIADQAAIKAAKADPNITIHDWSAEERKKFRAIARTQWKEFAKGSANAQKVYDSITTYLEANGLL from the coding sequence ATGAATAAGTTCACTACCACGTTATTGACTACGGCTATGGCCGGTATTCTATCGACTTCAGCGTTTGCAGCGGATTACAACTTTAAGTTCCAATCTTCTGACCCAGCTGGCGACAAAAACTTCCAAGTCCAAAAAGAATGGACTAAACGCGTCGAAACAATGACTGGTGGCCGAGTTCATATCGACTTGCTTCCTGTTGGCAGTATTTTCAAACATACCGAAACATTAGACGGTATTAAAATGGGCATCTTGGATGGTCAAATTACTGCAACTGAATTTTTCTCTGGAAAAGATCCCGCTTTTGGCCTTATTGGTAATACAGTAGGTGCTTGGTCAAACACTCAGCAGTTGCTGCAATATGTTAACTACGGTGGTGGTTATGAACTGATGAACGAGCTTTACGCTCCGTATGGCGTAAAATTCATCGGTGGTTCTACGACTGGCGTTGAATCTTTGGTTTCTCGTGTACCCCTAGACAGTGTAGCAGATTTGAAAGGTCTGAAGCTTCGAGCTCCTGAAGGCTTAGTACAACGAGTATTTGCCGCTGCTGGCGCAGCACCAGTTAACCTACCTGGTTCAGAAGTGTTCACAGGTCTTAGTAAAGGTGTTATCGATGCCGCTGACTACACAGTTTTCTCAACTAACCAAAAAGCTGGAATGAACGACATTGCAACACACCCAGTTCAACCAGGTTTCCATTCTCTGCCATTGATTGATATCTCAATGAATAAGAAAAAATGGGACAAACTACCTGCTGATATCCAAGCTATTTTGACCGTTTCAGTTCGTGACTTCGCAGAAGACATGACCACGCAATTACGTATTGCCGACCAAGCAGCGATTAAAGCCGCTAAAGCCGATCCGAACATCACTATTCATGATTGGTCAGCTGAAGAACGTAAGAAATTCCGTGCCATTGCTCGTACACAGTGGAAAGAGTTCGCAAAAGGTTCTGCCAATGCGCAGAAAGTATATGACTCTATTACCACTTACCTAGAAGCGAATGGTCTTCTTTAA
- a CDS encoding penicillin-binding protein activator LpoB has product MHIVKVKQSQRLSLLWKGLVALFMAVLLTACSGSVKRLDTNEDVMLSDRWNDTDSRLVAEEMMGDMLTFPWFRNYNFSNKGNPTVIVQTIRNKTSEHIPVDTFINDIKRSLIRSGKVDFVVSGAERDEVRSEREEQELNAAPDTVAKFGLEQGAGFALSGSINSIVDSNGDQRVSFYQVDLKLIDMTTNREVWNGQKKIKKLADKGFF; this is encoded by the coding sequence ATGCACATCGTTAAAGTGAAGCAATCTCAAAGACTTTCTCTGCTCTGGAAAGGCTTAGTTGCCCTTTTTATGGCGGTCTTATTAACTGCCTGTTCAGGCAGTGTTAAGCGTCTTGATACAAACGAAGATGTTATGTTGTCTGACCGTTGGAATGACACAGACTCTCGTCTCGTAGCGGAAGAGATGATGGGAGACATGCTGACATTCCCTTGGTTCCGCAACTACAATTTCAGCAATAAAGGTAACCCAACCGTTATCGTTCAGACTATTCGCAATAAGACATCAGAACACATCCCAGTTGATACCTTTATCAATGACATCAAACGCAGCTTAATTCGTTCTGGCAAAGTCGACTTTGTCGTATCAGGTGCAGAACGCGATGAAGTGCGTAGCGAACGTGAAGAACAAGAACTGAATGCCGCACCCGACACCGTTGCCAAATTTGGTCTAGAACAAGGCGCTGGCTTTGCCCTATCAGGCAGCATCAACTCTATTGTTGATTCCAATGGCGACCAACGTGTTAGCTTCTATCAAGTTGACCTTAAGTTGATTGATATGACCACCAACCGCGAAGTATGGAATGGTCAAAAGAAAATCAAAAAATTGGCTGACAAAGGCTTTTTCTAA
- a CDS encoding UDP-2,3-diacylglucosamine diphosphatase: protein MQTKFRSVFISDVHLGTKACQALHLLDFLQSIETDTLYLVGDIIDLQEMRHRAYFVDTHHQVVERILEMAKSGTKVIYIPGNHDAFFRQFAGQTLSGVEIKLNARHQTANGRTFHISHGDEFDQMVKISPLMLAIGDKAHGLMLSLNQWINGVRRLFGLPYWSLAGYLKSHISKAKEFIERFETAALKSAKNHKVDGYICGHIHFASFRIKDDVLYCNDGDWVEHCTALTESAAGEMSLIHWSENPRVLATEPKEEDWGLSTLTSRS, encoded by the coding sequence ATGCAGACTAAATTTCGATCCGTATTTATTTCCGATGTTCACCTTGGAACCAAAGCCTGCCAAGCGCTACATCTATTGGACTTTTTGCAAAGCATTGAAACCGATACCTTGTACCTAGTTGGCGACATTATCGATCTGCAAGAAATGCGTCATCGCGCCTATTTTGTCGATACTCACCATCAAGTGGTCGAACGCATTCTGGAGATGGCAAAGTCTGGCACCAAGGTCATTTATATTCCCGGTAATCACGATGCCTTTTTCCGTCAGTTTGCAGGGCAGACTCTTTCTGGTGTGGAGATAAAACTCAACGCCCGCCACCAAACTGCCAACGGTCGCACCTTTCACATTAGCCACGGCGATGAATTCGATCAAATGGTAAAAATCAGCCCACTCATGCTTGCCATTGGCGATAAAGCCCACGGACTCATGTTGTCACTGAATCAATGGATAAATGGCGTAAGACGCTTGTTTGGTTTGCCTTATTGGTCACTGGCTGGCTACTTAAAAAGCCACATTAGCAAAGCAAAAGAGTTCATCGAACGCTTTGAAACCGCTGCCCTCAAATCTGCCAAAAACCACAAAGTCGACGGCTACATCTGCGGGCACATTCACTTCGCTTCCTTTCGTATCAAAGACGATGTTCTCTACTGTAACGATGGGGACTGGGTCGAACACTGCACGGCGTTAACCGAATCCGCCGCAGGGGAAATGAGCCTAATACACTGGTCGGAAAACCCAAGAGTTTTGGCGACAGAACCAAAAGAAGAAGATTGGGGATTATCGACGCTTACTTCTAGAAGTTAG
- a CDS encoding DUF294 nucleotidyltransferase-like domain-containing protein: protein MAAIDIPEVHKFIETIPPFSSLTLPERKQLLMGVTMLYVRQGQTLTLKDEAATVHLIRRGACEIRTPKGGLVDQIADGECFGVSSVMAQNPDGLQVVAMEDSLVYRFEKTRFLAMLEKSEAFELFFEHTQHNRLRKLSRSQSNELASPALQLSTPISHIMTRQLILATPEESVQTIAMRMTEARVSSILVVENDKLSGIVTDRDLRSRILALGGSADSLVKDVMTQDPVNLRPDALVMQAQTLMSESNIHHLPIVDEEQRAVGMLTAADLLRHQELSPLLLINQIHRQSSIEDLARVCKQWPALIMNLIVTDMKPADVGKVLATVSDNLTRRVIELALDTCGPAPMAFQFLVFGSQARRDQSLGSDQDNGLMLEREPSADESQYFADLSEFICQGLAQCGIRLCPGNIMASNPEWRLSQDDWRQAFEKWIKSSAPSALLHASIFFDIRCVYDSASEQGEAVNHLIRAMQLEVSKNSVFLATLTRTALASKPPLGFFRHFVLESSGEHKNQLDLKHQGLALINDLARLYGLSCRTYRAGTLDRLEQAIREKLISVDTARNLMDAWDKLNDLRLEAQARHWQASGKASAYLDPKDLSPLERKHLKTTFSIINDVQDIVQQRFLRGYS, encoded by the coding sequence ATGGCTGCGATAGACATTCCTGAAGTGCATAAATTTATTGAAACCATTCCGCCTTTTTCGAGTTTAACTCTACCTGAACGTAAGCAATTATTGATGGGCGTTACCATGCTGTATGTGCGCCAAGGGCAAACCTTGACTCTAAAAGACGAGGCGGCCACGGTACACTTGATTCGGCGCGGGGCCTGCGAAATTCGCACACCCAAAGGCGGATTGGTGGATCAAATTGCAGATGGGGAATGCTTTGGTGTGTCCAGTGTCATGGCGCAAAATCCTGATGGTTTGCAAGTGGTCGCCATGGAAGACAGCTTGGTGTATCGCTTTGAGAAAACTCGATTTCTGGCGATGCTAGAAAAAAGCGAAGCCTTTGAACTCTTCTTTGAACATACCCAGCATAATCGCTTACGCAAATTATCTCGCAGCCAAAGTAATGAGCTGGCTTCCCCAGCTTTGCAATTATCGACGCCTATTTCACACATTATGACGCGACAGCTGATCCTAGCGACCCCAGAAGAAAGTGTGCAAACCATTGCCATGCGCATGACAGAGGCGCGGGTCAGTTCGATTCTGGTGGTCGAAAATGACAAGCTGTCTGGCATAGTCACGGATCGTGATTTACGTTCGCGCATTTTGGCCTTAGGTGGTTCCGCTGATTCTTTGGTGAAAGACGTAATGACACAAGATCCGGTGAATTTGCGTCCCGATGCGTTGGTCATGCAAGCGCAAACCTTAATGAGCGAAAGCAATATTCATCACTTGCCCATTGTCGATGAAGAGCAAAGAGCCGTTGGCATGCTCACGGCCGCGGATTTATTGCGACATCAAGAACTCAGTCCACTCTTGTTGATTAACCAAATTCACCGTCAGTCCTCCATTGAAGATTTGGCTCGTGTTTGCAAACAATGGCCCGCTTTGATCATGAACTTGATTGTGACCGATATGAAACCCGCCGACGTGGGCAAAGTCTTGGCAACCGTGAGCGACAATCTAACGCGTCGAGTGATTGAACTGGCCTTGGACACATGTGGCCCAGCGCCCATGGCGTTTCAATTTCTGGTGTTTGGTTCGCAAGCGCGACGAGATCAATCCCTAGGCAGTGATCAAGATAATGGCTTGATGTTAGAGCGAGAGCCAAGCGCGGATGAAAGCCAGTACTTTGCCGATTTATCCGAGTTTATCTGCCAAGGTTTAGCCCAATGTGGTATTCGCCTTTGCCCAGGTAACATCATGGCGAGTAACCCAGAGTGGCGGCTCAGCCAAGACGATTGGCGACAAGCGTTCGAGAAATGGATCAAAAGCAGTGCGCCGAGCGCCTTGCTGCACGCTAGCATCTTTTTTGATATTCGTTGCGTGTATGATTCGGCCAGTGAACAGGGCGAGGCCGTGAATCATTTGATCCGTGCCATGCAACTTGAAGTGAGCAAAAACAGCGTGTTTTTAGCCACACTGACCCGCACCGCGTTGGCCAGCAAACCACCTTTGGGCTTTTTCCGTCACTTTGTATTGGAGTCTTCTGGTGAGCATAAAAATCAACTGGATCTGAAGCACCAAGGTTTGGCGTTAATCAATGATTTGGCGCGCTTGTATGGTTTGTCATGTAGGACTTATCGAGCGGGGACGTTAGATCGATTGGAGCAAGCCATTCGAGAAAAACTCATCAGTGTCGATACCGCGCGAAACCTTATGGATGCGTGGGACAAACTCAATGATCTGCGTTTAGAAGCTCAAGCTCGTCATTGGCAAGCAAGCGGCAAAGCCAGCGCTTACTTGGATCCGAAAGACTTGAGCCCATTAGAACGCAAGCACCTTAAAACCACTTTTAGCATCATCAATGATGTGCAAGACATCGTCCAGCAGCGGTTTTTAAGAGGTTATAGTTGA
- the pobA gene encoding 4-hydroxybenzoate 3-monooxygenase gives MKTQVAIIGAGPSGLLLGQLLAKQGIDNVIIERVSGEYILGRIRAGVLEQGMTDLLREAGVGERMDREGQVHHGVELAFNNKRVQIELEKLTGGSTVMVYGQTEVTRDLMEARDGAGLTTYYESSNVELHDVKSDAPYVTFEHNGEKLRLDCDYIAGCDGFHGVSRQTIPESSRKEYERVYPFGWLGVLSDTPPVNPELIYCKTDRGFAMTSMRSETRSRYYLQVPLTDKVEDWSDDDFWTELKRRLPDDVAEKLVTGPSIEKSIAPLRSFVCEPMQYGNLFLVGDAAHIVPPTGAKGLNLAASDVATLYKVMTRVYKEGDKECISQYSDICLRRVWHGERFSWWMTNMLHDFGQGDAHDNDAATHGKFMSSELNFYTDNEEGRRIIAMQYVGLPYEDLA, from the coding sequence ATGAAAACACAGGTAGCGATTATTGGTGCGGGCCCTTCAGGTTTGTTGCTTGGTCAACTGTTAGCGAAACAAGGTATCGACAACGTCATTATCGAACGAGTATCTGGCGAGTATATTCTTGGCCGTATTCGTGCTGGTGTGCTTGAGCAAGGCATGACAGATTTGTTGCGTGAAGCGGGCGTTGGTGAGCGAATGGATCGCGAAGGTCAAGTGCATCATGGTGTTGAACTGGCGTTTAATAACAAACGTGTGCAGATCGAATTAGAAAAACTCACGGGTGGCAGTACCGTAATGGTGTACGGTCAAACCGAAGTAACTCGTGACTTGATGGAAGCCCGTGATGGTGCTGGTTTAACAACTTACTATGAATCCAGTAATGTGGAATTGCATGATGTGAAAAGCGACGCGCCTTACGTGACTTTTGAGCACAATGGTGAAAAACTCAGATTGGATTGTGATTACATCGCTGGCTGTGATGGCTTCCATGGCGTTTCTCGTCAAACTATTCCCGAATCTTCTCGTAAAGAATACGAGCGTGTTTATCCATTTGGTTGGTTAGGTGTTTTGTCGGATACACCACCAGTCAACCCAGAGTTGATTTACTGTAAAACAGACCGTGGTTTTGCCATGACCAGTATGCGTTCTGAAACGCGCTCTCGTTATTACCTTCAGGTGCCTTTGACTGACAAAGTTGAAGATTGGAGTGATGATGATTTTTGGACAGAGCTAAAGCGTCGTCTCCCTGATGATGTGGCTGAAAAGCTTGTTACTGGACCAAGTATTGAAAAGAGCATTGCGCCACTACGTTCGTTTGTCTGTGAGCCAATGCAATACGGTAACTTGTTTCTGGTTGGCGATGCGGCGCACATTGTGCCACCAACGGGAGCGAAAGGTTTGAATCTTGCCGCTTCTGACGTAGCAACTTTGTATAAAGTGATGACTCGTGTTTACAAAGAAGGTGATAAAGAGTGCATTTCTCAGTATTCCGATATTTGTTTACGTCGTGTTTGGCACGGGGAGCGTTTTTCATGGTGGATGACCAATATGTTACACGACTTTGGTCAGGGCGATGCTCATGATAATGACGCAGCCACACATGGAAAGTTCATGAGTTCAGAATTGAATTTCTACACAGATAATGAAGAAGGTCGCCGCATTATCGCGATGCAATATGTTGGCCTGCCATATGAAGATCTGGCTTAA
- a CDS encoding RSP_7527 family protein: MNNDLKYDAFGNLDADYYVEKAYELRRQYFAAATKKAAANVKAFFVKLTANRSIKSAQPQH; the protein is encoded by the coding sequence ATGAACAACGATCTTAAATACGATGCTTTCGGTAACCTTGATGCAGATTACTATGTCGAAAAAGCTTACGAATTACGCCGTCAATACTTTGCAGCAGCAACTAAAAAAGCAGCAGCAAATGTTAAAGCTTTCTTCGTAAAATTGACTGCTAATCGTTCTATTAAATCAGCTCAACCTCAGCACTAA
- a CDS encoding 3'-5' exonuclease — protein sequence MSFALLQTFSEWHRSRQSHKRAWSEWDYLVLDIETSGLDPKHDHIVSFGWVCIHKGVIELDSARHIVLDSAQIGDNVGIHMITDSDVQQQGKRQESVLRYLRHLLRERVLVMHHAPMELGFLKHAWQTEALPSFSVSWLDTLAIERTKANRSQQPIQDGGFRLGVCRERYGLPDYQGHDALTDALATAELLLAQIAYQGRDCRLHDLNQMGGGRVRFTTR from the coding sequence ATGTCTTTTGCTTTGTTACAGACGTTCAGTGAATGGCATAGGTCGCGGCAGTCGCACAAGCGGGCTTGGTCGGAATGGGATTACCTCGTACTGGATATTGAAACCTCAGGGTTAGATCCAAAACACGATCACATCGTCAGTTTTGGCTGGGTGTGTATTCACAAGGGCGTAATCGAGCTGGATAGCGCGCGACATATTGTGTTGGATAGCGCACAAATTGGCGACAACGTCGGCATTCACATGATCACTGATTCGGATGTCCAACAGCAAGGTAAAAGGCAAGAAAGCGTGCTGCGTTACCTAAGGCATCTTCTGCGCGAACGAGTCTTGGTCATGCACCACGCACCAATGGAACTGGGCTTTCTAAAACATGCTTGGCAAACCGAAGCCTTGCCCAGTTTTTCGGTCAGCTGGCTAGACACGCTCGCCATTGAACGCACCAAAGCCAACCGATCCCAGCAGCCAATTCAAGACGGCGGTTTTCGTCTTGGTGTTTGCCGTGAACGCTACGGATTACCCGACTATCAAGGACACGACGCGCTAACCGATGCCCTAGCCACTGCAGAACTGCTACTCGCCCAAATCGCTTACCAAGGCAGAGACTGCCGACTGCATGACCTCAACCAAATGGGTGGCGGAAGAGTGCGGTTTACAACGCGTTAG